A genome region from Primulina eburnea isolate SZY01 chromosome 9, ASM2296580v1, whole genome shotgun sequence includes the following:
- the LOC140841348 gene encoding methyl-CpG-binding domain-containing protein 6-like: protein MPKPENPNQTRPDPVLGSGAFADVDGGDSPGDQHHQQEGGFQSMPIIDAVPISMVAPGDFLAEPTPKVSKRRNMEEMAKKPEWLPEDWRIDLRVRTSGASTGLIDRYFFDPSGRKFRSKHEVLHFLETGKKPLKRNADDVPSRSKKSKESSSMPLDIPNNVQANSPQKT, encoded by the exons ATGCCGAAACCCGAAAATCCAAATCAGACCCGTCCCGACCCGGTCCTGGGATCCGGGGCCTTCGCCGACGTCGATGGAGGCGACTCACCGGGAGACCAGCATCATCAACAGGAGGGTGGCTTTCAATCGATGCCCATAATCGACGCGGTACCCATTTCGATGGTGGCTCCGGGGGATTTTTTGGCGGAGCCGACCCCCAAGGTGTCGAAGAGGCGAAATATGGAGGAAATGGCTAAGAAGCCCGAGTGGTTGCCCGAGGACTGGAGAATTGACTTGAGAGTTCGCACCTCGGGCGCCTCTACTGGACTAATTGACAGA TACTTCTTTGATCCATCGGGGCGCAAATTTCGTTCTAAACATGAAGTGCTCCACTTTCTGGAAACCGGCAAGAAGCCTCTTAAGAGAAATGCCGATGATGTG CCTTCCAGGAGCAAAAAATCGAAAGAGTCAAGCAGCATGCCGTTAGATATCCCCAACAACGTTCAAGCAAATTCGCCTCAGAAGACGTGA